A stretch of the Candidatus Cloacimonadota bacterium genome encodes the following:
- a CDS encoding nitroreductase: MTVKDIIEKRRSFRSLEPFEVTDEIIKEIAEAAKLAPSCYNKQPWRFVFVRNKGILEQCFNALKKGNEWCRKASLLIAVYTHKNLDCIIKSRKYANFDTGMATAFMILRATEMGLVMHPIAGFKKNKTKEILKIPDKMKLITILVVGKKADEIDPDLNEKQQFLEEERAPRLEIDQFVSIDRCSIIDDLKKE; encoded by the coding sequence ATGACTGTAAAAGATATTATCGAAAAAAGAAGATCTTTCCGTTCTTTAGAACCATTTGAAGTTACTGATGAGATCATTAAGGAAATTGCAGAAGCAGCAAAACTTGCTCCATCCTGCTATAATAAACAACCATGGAGATTTGTTTTTGTTCGCAACAAAGGAATTCTGGAACAGTGTTTTAATGCTTTGAAGAAAGGTAATGAATGGTGTCGGAAAGCTTCTCTGTTGATAGCAGTTTACACTCATAAAAATCTCGATTGTATTATCAAAAGCAGGAAATATGCAAATTTCGATACTGGCATGGCAACGGCTTTTATGATCCTTCGAGCAACAGAAATGGGTCTGGTTATGCATCCGATCGCAGGATTCAAAAAAAACAAGACAAAAGAAATCCTGAAAATTCCTGATAAAATGAAATTGATCACAATTCTTGTGGTTGGGAAAAAAGCAGATGAGATCGATCCTGACTTGAATGAAAAACAGCAGTTTCTCGAAGAGGAACGAGCTCCGAGATTGGAGATTGATCAGTTTGTTTCTATCGATCGATGTTCGATTATTGATGATTTAAAGAAAGAATAA